In one Asterias amurensis chromosome 9, ASM3211899v1 genomic region, the following are encoded:
- the LOC139942366 gene encoding uncharacterized protein, whose amino-acid sequence MMQKVKQVILFLAVLNLMGINASVTSPEEGMSTGLCCPVSPAGVPGIPGHPGPYGSKGDMGSPGDVGMHGAKGDKGSDGLNGERGTTGEPGQKGEQGVGQPGKQGPQGLPGIAGLMGERGVPGPVGIQGIPGPTGSKGDMGSAGGVGISGAKGYKGSIGLKGSQGQSGRAGLRGERGVPGPVGSQGIPGPTGSKGDMGSPGGVGIRGAKGYKGSIGLKGSQGQSGRAGLRGERGVPGPVGSQGIPGPTGSKGDMGSPGGVGIRGAKGYKGSIGLKGSQGQSGRDCSMGRKVHGPDRRKSIMVECVPRTHRVAFTVVRNTEFSEAATHLPFEEILYVEGTNFELSTGTFTCNVAGIYVFMFSIYKRNSDNNASASLKKNGQTIVRGYIAGTGDSLQGGNSAVVSLQEGDQVFLKPGGSIFSTTEPKTSFSGFLLYGDN is encoded by the coding sequence ATGCAGAAAGTAAAACAAGTAATCCTGTTTCTGGCGGTTTTGAATCTAATGGGGATCAATGCTAGCGTGACGTCACCAGAAGAAGGCATGTCAACTGGACTATGCTGCCCAGTCAGTCCTGCAGGGGTCCCTGGTATTCCAGGTCACCCTGGACCATACGGGTCTAAAGGAGACATGGGGTCTCCTGGTGATGTAGGTATGCACGGAGCTAAGGGAGACAAGGGATCAGATGGGTTGAATGGGGAACGAGGCACTACAGGAGAACCCGGCCAGAAGGGAGAACAAGGTGTCGGTCAGCCAGGTAAACAAGGACCTCAAGGACTGCCCGGAATAGCTGGTTTGATGGGAGAGAGAGGTGTACCTGGACCAGTCGGTATTCAAGGAATTCCCGGACCAACTGGATCTAAAGGAGATATGGGATCTGCTGGTGGTGTAGGCATTAGTGGAGCCAAGGGGTATAAAGGGTCAATTGGCTTAAAGGGGTCACAAGGACAATCCGGCAGAGCTGGTTTGAGGGGGGAGAGGGGAGTACCTGGACCAGTTGGTAGTCAAGGAATTCCAGGACCGACTGGATCTAAAGGAGATATGGGATCTCCTGGAGGTGTAGGCATACGTGGAGCCAAGGGATACAAAGGGTCAATTGGCTTAAAGGGGTCACAAGGACAATCCGGCAGAGCTGGTTTGAGGGGGGAGAGGGGAGTACCTGGACCAGTTGGTAGTCAAGGAATTCCCGGACCGACTGGATCTAAAGGAGATATGGGATCTCCTGGTGGTGTAGGCATTCGTGGAGCCAAGgggtacaaagggtcaattggCTTAAAGGGGTCACAAGGACAATCCGGCAGGGATTGTTCAATGGGAAGGAAAGTACATGGACCAGATAGACGTAAGAGTATAATGGTTGAATGTGTTCCGCGTACTCATCGGGTGGCCTTTACAGTAGTTAGAAACACAGAGTTTTCTGAAGCTGCTACACATCTGCCCTTTGAAGAAATACTGTATGTGGAGGGCACTAACTTTGAATTATCCACGGGCACTTTCACGTGTAATGTGGCTGGTATCTATGTATTCATGTTTTCAATTTATAAGAGGAATAGCGACAATAACGCTTCCGCTAGTCTAAAGAAGAATGGTCAAACAATTGTGAGGGGATACATAGCAGGCACTGGTGATTCCTTGCAAGGAGGCAACAGTGCAGTTGTTTCTTTACAAGAGGGTGATCAAGTTTTCTTAAAGCCAGGAGGTTCCATCTTCAGTACCACTGAACCTAAAACTTCCTTTAGTGGGTTCTTGCTTTATGGCGACAACTAG